The genomic segment TAAGGGAGTTGTGAAATTCCCCAACAAACAAGAGTCTATTGCGGTGGATGATGATCCTTTTCCCCCGGTAGCTTTGGTTAATGTGAATGTGACAGATTTGAGGGATCTTCTCAATGAGAAAAGAAGCCGATCCTTTGCAGTGAAAGACCGAGTAGTCAAGAACTACTGGATTCCAAAGGGTCAATTGTTTGAAGCTCATGGAAGACATAGTTCCGATCAAATACGAACAGTTCAACAGCGTTTCCCCTAGAAATGTTGGTGAATCCGCGGCCTTTAGGCCGAGGAATCAATACTTCTTTGTAAGACCAGTGGTGGAAAAACAATGGTTTAGAGGGGAGTCATCTTGCAATCATCGCCAAAGGTATTCGGACAGGAGAAATGCATATGAATTTGAGTCATGAAGGGTGGAAACTAGAAAATTATCAGCCGATCAAGGCAGAGAACGACGTTCATACGAAATctcaaaaggaaaaatgattgagATCAGTGGAGTAAAGCCGAGATACGTCCTTCCAGCTAGAGGGGAGTTCAGTGAATCTTGGAGAGTGGCCCAACACAAAAAGTTCCCTAGGCCACCGACTAGGACACAAAAGAGACGACTATTGAGAGAAAGAGCTATTGCAAGAAGAAAGGAGTCCGCTAAGTTGAAAAATGAATCCAAAATTGATGTTCCAGTCTCCAGGGAGCCAGTGGGGAATAAATCCAAGTTTGGAAGATCGGCTACTGAGGATAAGTttgttgaagatgatgatgatgatttgtTAAGAGAAGATGATGATCAAGCAAGAAAAACAATTAATTTTTGCATTGGAGAATTTCACATCACTGTGGATTGTGCCACAGGAGTGGTGATACTACCCGAGAGATTTAAAATGATGGAAGAAGAGGATGAGGAGTTGATGCCCCAAGGATCAGTGCAAAAGAAAGAGCATGCAAATAAATTCCCTGAAGGGAGTTCAAGAGTGATTATCAAGGAGGACCACCCAAATAAGCCTTAGCAGGTGATACTTGAAAAACCTACACCGGCCATGACCAAGCACATAAGGCCGTTGTACATCAAAGCCCACGTGAATGGGAAGACAATGTCTAGAGTGTTGATTGACAATGGTTCAGCTGTGAATGTTCTTCCAGTAAGAATGTTGAAAAGTCTAGGCAAAAATGAAGAAGACTTTATCCCTTCGGAAGTTTCGGTTGCTGCATTTACAGGAGAAACAACCAAGACCATTGGGGTATTCCCCGTTGATGTTACTGTGGGGAGTATGTCATCTTTATGTGCATTTTTCGTGGTAAACTCATCTGCCAACTTCCAAGCGTTGTTAGGCAGAGATTGGATCCATGCAAACCAGTGCATACCATTCTCAATGCACCAGCTGTTGTTATTTTGGAAAGGGGATGATGTGGATGTTGTTGAAGCTGATGGACAGCCGTTTCAAACAAGTGCAAGTGCAGTTGAGGCTAGATATTACAATGGGGATTTTGGGCCCATCAAAATCCGTAGCAatagcaagaaagaaaatccaCTATACATGCAGACGCCAACTCCAAGCTCGGTGTTGGAAAGAATCCTCAAACCTACTGTTATCGTGCCGTCTAGGTCGATAATTCAGCCGCTCATTGAGGAGATTGATGATTGACTTGAaccaaaaagaaaaagaggtaGCTGTAACCTCTATATGGAAGGCACATGTGCAGCAAGTACGGGATAAACTAAAGGAAGAGGAAGCATGAGAAACTTAtagaactgaagttgtccaagaAGTAGAATATGAAGAGGATGAACTCCAAGTTGAAGAATTGTTGATGGCGCCATCTCAAATGGAAGATGGCCAACATGAAGTACAAGACTCGTTAGAAGAGATCAACTTAGGGGAGCTCGATGATCCTAAGCTGTTATATGTGAGCACATTGCTGGAAGACGGGATTAAACAACAGTGTATCAGCTTGTTGAGAGAGTGAGTAAATAGAGCAAATGAACTTTTATCCAGCGGGGAGTTGGCCTCTGAGGACACTTTGGTGTTGGCTTGAATAATGAAAATCCGAGTCCATAGTATCCTTCGAGCAACTCGaaaggaagctacatgggatgGGATTTTAGGCCACCGAGGCATGGCTGGAAAAAGTTTAAAAGCGCATGGAAGTTTGGTTTTGATATAAGAGTAGACTTATTGGccatttttgtatatgtttagtTCTTTATTTCGAGACTGAAACTCCAACAACTCAAACCCCAAGGACTGCAACTACGTTATGTGATGTAGGCCTTAGGGCCACTGGGGTGAATATCCGTTGATATGATTTAACAATGAGATTGATCAGCGAAAGTGGGACATTAAGCCACTTTTATCATTTTGGAGGTACTTTTTTCATTAGGGAGTCGGCCTTATGGCCACTCATTATATATGCATTCGGTTGATATTTCTAATGTTCTTATGGTACGAGAAATCATGGTGAAGTAGACCGTACCGCCATTATATAAATTGATTGTTTGCATCTGCAATGACAGACACATGAAGTAGGCCTTTAGGCCACTTAGAATATGGCAAGAAAGAAACTTACCGAGCGGGGAGTTAAGCTCAACAAGCGGAACAACGAATAATAAAGGGAGAAAAGAAGAGAACAAGGGTGCTATGCGTACCCCAAGAGGACCCAGAAGTTGACTTTGATATAAAAATAGGCTGACTAGCCATTTTTATATGTTTTAGCTTCATGTTGTAAGAGTTTATTTGAAGTAGGCTGTAGGGCCactaatgtaaatatttgttggTTATGATTCAAAAGCGAAAACGATCAATTAAAGTTGGCCAGTAAGCCACTTTTATCATATTGGATTAATTTTGTTTCGATAGGGAATCAAGGGAGGAGATAATGGTGAGCGGGGAGGATATAATGGCGAGCGGGGAGTTTTAAGCCAACTTATGGTTTTGCTCGAAGTTATTGAAGTGAGTTGGGTTAAGTGGATTAAGAGCGAATAGAAATTCCTTCCCAACCTCcaatacacaacatcacatgtTACAAACCCATCTTCACTCCACATCCATCATCCAAAAACCACAACACCAAGCCAACAGTCAACAAATATAAAGCGGAGCCACCACATGCAAGTAAGTAAACATGTCCACGGGAAAGAGAtccgactgaagtgcaatgCATGCAAATGACTGCTTGGGTAGGGAGAATGTGACCCAAGTGATGTGCAACAcacaaagaaaatattaaagttacCTTTTGGCTGACAATTCATGGTCATATGCACATTCATTGAACAAGTAGAGCCAGTGCTCTAGCGGGGAGTTATGCCAACACATGGCTTGAATCAGTTGTTTGTCGGTGGGGTACACAAAACCACCCAACTCCCCACACGAAATCGATAATAACAAAGAAACAAAGGGCAGTGGTGAACTGGGGAACCACGACAGTTGGGGAGTCGGTCTAGCGAAGAATGACAACAACAAAATTTTAATGTATTCTGGTTTAGGCAAAGTCACAAACACCATGAAGGCACAATGGTGATCAAAATAACATGGGTTGGCACGACCGACGTAGTGGAAGAAACAAGGGAGGAAAGTGGAGCTAAGATGGTGACTTTGCGCAGAAGATGCACTCGCGGAGTTCGAATCAGGGAGGAGCGATGAAGAAGAGCTTGTAGCTGTGATGTGGTTTGGGAAAAAGAAACAAGGGAAGAAGGGTTGTGGTCGGATTTTCAAATCCAGAAATTGAGTGAAAAAAGTGAGGTGCGGGATTATGCAAGATAGAGTAGAAGAAACGACGAGGAAGGAAAGGCGAGCAAGCTCTAAGGGGCAGTTATGTTCCAATGGCAGCAAAAAGCAGCAGCAGACAAGGgaggaagaaaaagaagaagaaaaggaGCTGAAAGTTGAGTTTGAATCCTACTCATAGAAGAGGGAATTCCAAGGGACTGAAGCGCAAAGTCTAGTAGTGAATTGGGCTCGAGTGTTTAACCCAATACTACGGGCTAACTTCAGGGGATAAATGCTTGCGGGCCGCTCAAGGTAAACAAATTGGAAATTTTACATACAAGCATTTTGGCCCAATGGGCCAATGCTTGCAGGGGGGCATTTGTTTGCACCTAGgaatgtaaatgagccgagccgagccgagccgagccgaacagtatcaggctcgggctcggctcgtttaaatatttgctcggctcggctcgggctcgttacgagcctttggtttgaagctcgggctcggctcgttcggaatttatgaagctcgggctcggctcgagctcggctcgttaatggcTCGTTTATCTTGTTTAATGAGCCTGGCTCGGGTTCGGCTCGTTAAACAAGCTTGTTATGcgagctcgggctcggctcgttaaactatttgctcggctcgggctcgttacgagcctttggtttgaagctcgggctcggctcgagctcggctcgttaatggcTCGTTATCTTGTTTATTGAGCTTGGCTCGGGTTCGGCTCGTTAAACAAGCTCGTTTCTGCTCCGAATCCAACTCCAAACCACAAAATTATGCAGAAGCGGCATTCAATGAAAGAATCTTCAAATCTACATTCATCTCCAATTCAAAACTACCCTTATTACAATACAGTAGAAATGCCTTATTTGAAGAAGAGTTCCAGCAGATCATATGTCAATGGTGTTAGAATTAGTCCCGTTTTGAATATTCCTCCTACTTACATTGCTAAAGGTACAATAATAAGTTTCTTTGGGATCGGTTCTTTTTTCTAATGatcaaataagaaaaaaaaacaacttaATTAAACCCAACAACCAAATAGGAATTCAACATGATAAAACATAAAAGAATTACCAGAGCATGAATGAGCTTGCTGTTCTTGCCTCGCTCCCTCGTGAACCCAACTTCAACAACCTAATAGGAATTCAACAAGATAAAACATAAaagatatttaaattaaaacatACAAACAAACTTCACCAATTCAATGATAAACATTCGATGGTAATGACCTTAATTCAAATGAATATCCTTAAGCCCCGAATTTTCCTTTTACATACAAgcacaaaaattcaaaatgttaGAATTAACCAACCTAAATTAATAGAAAATAACACATATCTAATAAAGacacaattaaattaaatatcaatTTACTTACATTTTCTTTTCTCTTGACTTGGTACCGGGCACGTAACCAATCTTCTGCACAAAGCAACATCTGAATCGTATCCACTCCCAAATTGGCACGATATGAATCAATAACTCTACCACCAGCGCTGAAAGCCGATTCAGAAGCGACAGAAGTTATTGGAATTGATAGTACATCACATGCCATCTTTGACAAAATCCTAAACTTTAAGTTGTTCATCTTCCACCATGACAATGCATCAAATTCATCATCTTCTTCACACAATACAACCCCTTCCTCAAAGTACAATTCAAGTTCAGACTTCACTTGCTCCACACTATCAACATTCTTAATATAGTTGGCAAATGTTGTCCTCACTTTACCCTTTCCTTTTGCACTAACAATACTTGAAACACTAGAACTTTCTTTCTGAGCATCACCTGAAACATCCTTTTCAGCAACATTATTTTTGTGAGCATCAACATATTCACGATACAACAAACGCAATGTCTCATGAACTGTAACGATGTTCTCAATTGCATCAACTTCAGAATAGATTTCTGGAAAACACCATTCAATCAACTTCATCTTATTCCTTGGATCTAATACAGCTGCCATAGAAATTAACAAGTTACAGTGACCCCAATACTTGTCGAATTTAGTCTTCATTTTGTTaaccatatctttcatgaaacTACCTTCACCCATACTTGTATTATTCAACAACCTCTTTATGTTATAAAGTTCAGGTAGAAACAAATTTGAAGTTGGATATTCTGAACCTGAAAAATGTAGATAACTATATTAGATATTCAgacaataaataattttattaagaaaCAAGATTCAAGTTTAATATATTACCTGAAATGATGTGGGTAACTTCATtaaattcttgaagaaaagaACAGACTACACGGACTTTCTCCCAATCCTCCTCACTTGGCAAAGTGTTATAAGTAGGATCCCTTTGTTGATATCTTGGGAAGACGTCCTTGAACTCTAGAGCAGTAGACAACATGCAATATGTTGCATTCCACCTAGTGCAACAATCCATTACTAGTTTCTTTGAAGATAATTGCAACTGTTTTGCAATTTCACTGAAAATATTAAGACGAAACTCTGAGGCAGATATGTGTTTCACACTCTCACGCACAttggaaataatattttttatctcCGAAAGCCCATCTTGTACCAAAAGATTCAAGATATGCGCACAACATCTCACATGAAACAATTTTCCACCGAGAGGAAGATTGTTTTTATAAGAGAGATTCTCTTTCAACATCTGAATAACTACATCATTGTACATAGCATTATCAACTGTGATTGTCCACACCTTGTTTTCAATTCCCCATTCAACCAAACACTTATTCAACACATCACAAACAACTATACCTGTATGAGGTGGGGGGACATCACAAAAATTCAAATTCCGCTTTTGCAAATTCCAACTGGAGTCCACATAATGACAAGTGACAACCATATATGAAATTTTCTGATCAGACCTCCATAAATCCGTAGTCACACTGACCCTATTTATGTCCTTTAATTCTGCCACTAATTTTTTCTTCTCTATTTCATAAGAAGTAATACAATCTTTCTTGGCAGTGGCACGACTGATTTTTTGATAATGTGGACTAGAATTCTTCATCAGTAAGTTGAAAAATTCATACTCTGCAAAGACGAATGGCAATTCATGAACAATAATCATGTGAGAGACAATCTCCCTGATCTTCGCTTGATCGTATCTGAAATTCTGCACTGCATTAACAGATTCTGACTCCGACATGGTTGTGCTTATACTTATATTTTTTTGTCCTTTCTCGTTCATCCGCTTTCCTTATACAACTTCTGCTATGCCTAAGTAAATGTGATGTAGGACCAGACTTAGTATATGTCATTCGATGTTTGCAATGAATACATTCAGCCTTTATCAACCCATCTGAAAGAATAATCTATTTAAAATCAATCCATACAGGAGATGTGCGTTTTCTTTTCTTCGGGGCATATGGATTATCGCCTTCATCTTGAATATTATCAAGTTCAACCACAGCCTTGCTTTGAGAAGTTCATTGGTATCATTTGCACTTGGTTGAACTCCTCCCACAACAGGAGTTGTGCATGATTCTTGAG from the Primulina eburnea isolate SZY01 chromosome 3, ASM2296580v1, whole genome shotgun sequence genome contains:
- the LOC140828366 gene encoding zinc finger BED domain-containing protein RICESLEEPER 2-like isoform X2, with amino-acid sequence MDCCTRWNATYCMLSTALEFKDVFPRYQQRDPTYNTLPSEEDWEKVRVVCSFLQEFNEVTHIISGSEYPTSNLFLPELYNIKRLLNNTSMGEGSFMKDMVNKMKTKFDKYWGHCNLLISMAAVLDPRNKMKLIEWCFPEIYSEVDAIENIVTVHETLRLLYREYVDAHKNNVAEKDVSGDAQKESSSVSSIVSAKGKGKVRTTFANYIKNVDSVEQVKSELELYFEEGVVLCEEDDEFDALSWWKMNNLKFRILSKMACDVLSIPITSVASESAFSAGGRVIDSYRANLGVDTIQMLLCAEDWLRARYQVKRKENENSGLKDIHLN
- the LOC140828366 gene encoding zinc finger BED domain-containing protein RICESLEEPER 2-like isoform X1, whose amino-acid sequence is MDCCTRWNATYCMLSTALEFKDVFPRYQQRDPTYNTLPSEEDWEKVRVVCSFLQEFNEVTHIISGSEYPTSNLFLPELYNIKRLLNNTSMGEGSFMKDMVNKMKTKFDKYWGHCNLLISMAAVLDPRNKMKLIEWCFPEIYSEVDAIENIVTVHETLRLLYREYVDAHKNNVAEKDVSGDAQKESSSVSSIVSAKGKGKVRTTFANYIKNVDSVEQVKSELELYFEEGVVLCEEDDEFDALSWWKMNNLKFRILSKMACDVLSIPITSVASESAFSAGGRVIDSYRANLGVDTIQMLLCAEDWLRARYQVKRKENVSKLIFNLIVSLLDMCYFLLI